In a single window of the Burkholderia contaminans genome:
- a CDS encoding TIGR03364 family FAD-dependent oxidoreductase: MNAIAAADSHDVIIVGAGIVGLAHAYTAARKGLRVCVIERDAACVGASIRNFGFVTVTGQHAEHSWRRARASREVWADVAPQAGIDVLHKGLHLIARRPEAMRLIDAFMQTGMADGCRVMTPGEAAAAAPELRLDGAQGVLHSPHELRIEPRTAIGLLASWLAERFGVAFRYGEMVHEVRTPTVRTSRGVLHAERVIVCGNADSRHLYGDWFARHAVRLCQLQMLRVRPRRALALRAAVMSDLSLLRYGGFAALPAADALRTRLRAEEPECLGYGIHLIAVQSADGSLVVGDSHEYGAAPLPFATQEIDAQILRLLHETLDVPELDIVERWTGSYPSAADADCVIEAPDDGTRVVVVTSGAGMSTGFGIAQDVFAAW; encoded by the coding sequence GTGAACGCCATCGCAGCGGCAGACTCCCATGACGTGATCATCGTCGGCGCCGGCATCGTCGGCCTCGCTCATGCCTATACGGCGGCACGCAAGGGGCTGCGCGTCTGCGTGATCGAACGCGATGCCGCATGCGTGGGCGCGTCGATCCGCAATTTCGGCTTCGTCACCGTCACCGGGCAGCACGCCGAACACAGCTGGCGGCGTGCGCGGGCGAGCCGCGAGGTCTGGGCGGACGTCGCGCCGCAAGCCGGCATCGACGTGCTTCACAAGGGCCTCCACCTGATTGCGCGCCGCCCCGAGGCGATGCGCCTGATCGATGCGTTCATGCAGACCGGCATGGCCGACGGCTGCCGGGTCATGACACCCGGTGAAGCGGCAGCCGCGGCGCCCGAGTTGCGGCTCGACGGTGCGCAAGGCGTGCTGCACAGCCCGCATGAACTGCGCATCGAGCCGCGTACCGCGATCGGGTTGCTTGCGTCCTGGCTGGCGGAACGCTTCGGCGTGGCGTTTCGTTACGGCGAGATGGTGCACGAGGTGCGCACGCCGACCGTGCGTACGTCGCGCGGCGTGTTGCACGCGGAGCGCGTGATCGTCTGCGGCAATGCGGACAGCCGTCACCTTTACGGCGACTGGTTCGCGCGGCACGCGGTGCGGCTGTGCCAGTTGCAGATGCTGCGCGTACGGCCGCGCCGCGCGCTGGCGCTGCGCGCCGCCGTCATGAGCGACCTGAGCCTGCTGCGTTACGGGGGTTTCGCGGCGCTGCCCGCCGCCGACGCATTGCGCACGCGCCTGCGGGCGGAGGAGCCCGAGTGCCTCGGCTACGGCATCCACCTGATCGCGGTGCAGAGCGCCGACGGTAGCCTCGTGGTGGGCGATTCGCACGAATACGGCGCCGCACCGCTGCCGTTCGCGACGCAGGAGATCGATGCGCAGATCCTGCGCCTGCTGCACGAGACGCTCGACGTACCGGAGCTGGACATCGTCGAGCGCTGGACCGGCAGCTATCCGTCGGCAGCCGATGCCGATTGCGTGATCGAGGCGCCGGACGACGGCACGCGCGTCGTCGTCGTGACGAGCGGCGCCGGGATGAGCACGGGATTCGGGATCGCGCAGGACGTGTTTGCTGCGTGGTGA
- a CDS encoding putative glycoside hydrolase codes for MLGRVLASMLLVLTCVTGRAGTVSVTVVDADSGRPVAGALGYASGSSLIASATGTFAAPSDATLSVTAPGYARAEVALAARESARTVRLVPFRPKAVYLSAYGIADRTLRDAALALPGRTAVNAFVIDVKGDRGMTPYRSAAREAIGAGGGEAGPRVADLPALIRAFHARGLYLIARLVVFKDDPLAAAHPDWAVRDAAGGIWRDREHLRWIDPTVRAAWEHNFDVAEEAARMGFDEIQFDYLRFPDASGLRFGEPNTEANRVAAITGFLEGARARLRPYNLYLSADIFGYVCWNADDTQIGQRLGALGGLVDYISPMLYPSGFTWGLPGCRKPTDHPGEIVGRSLAEAMRRTGLAGVRFRPWLQAFRDYAFDRRAFDAADIRAQADAADAAGTDGWMLWNPRNRYDPAALPR; via the coding sequence ATGCTTGGCCGCGTGCTCGCAAGCATGCTGCTGGTGCTCACGTGCGTTACCGGCCGCGCCGGAACTGTTTCGGTGACGGTCGTCGATGCTGACAGCGGCCGGCCGGTGGCGGGCGCGCTCGGGTATGCATCGGGCAGCAGCCTGATTGCGTCGGCGACCGGCACGTTTGCCGCGCCGTCGGACGCGACGCTCAGCGTGACCGCCCCCGGCTATGCACGCGCGGAGGTTGCGCTCGCCGCTCGCGAGTCGGCGCGCACGGTGCGGCTCGTTCCGTTTCGTCCCAAGGCCGTCTACCTGTCGGCGTACGGTATCGCCGACCGCACGCTGCGCGACGCGGCGCTTGCGTTGCCGGGCCGCACGGCGGTCAACGCGTTCGTGATCGACGTGAAGGGCGATCGCGGCATGACGCCGTATCGCAGCGCCGCGCGCGAAGCGATCGGCGCAGGGGGCGGCGAGGCGGGGCCGCGCGTCGCGGACTTGCCGGCGCTGATCCGCGCATTCCACGCGCGCGGGCTGTACCTGATCGCGCGCCTCGTCGTATTCAAGGACGATCCGCTTGCGGCCGCGCATCCCGACTGGGCCGTGCGCGATGCGGCCGGCGGAATCTGGCGCGATCGCGAACACCTGCGCTGGATCGACCCGACCGTGCGCGCCGCGTGGGAACACAACTTCGACGTGGCCGAGGAGGCCGCGCGGATGGGTTTCGACGAGATCCAGTTCGACTACCTGCGCTTTCCCGACGCGAGCGGCCTGCGGTTCGGCGAGCCCAACACCGAGGCGAACCGCGTGGCCGCGATCACCGGGTTCCTGGAAGGCGCGCGCGCACGGCTGCGGCCCTACAACCTCTACCTGTCGGCCGACATCTTCGGCTACGTGTGCTGGAATGCCGACGACACGCAGATCGGGCAGCGGCTCGGCGCACTGGGCGGGCTGGTCGACTACATTTCGCCGATGCTCTATCCGTCGGGCTTCACGTGGGGCCTGCCGGGCTGCCGCAAGCCGACCGATCACCCTGGCGAGATCGTCGGGCGCTCGCTCGCGGAGGCAATGCGCCGCACCGGGCTCGCCGGCGTGCGCTTCCGGCCCTGGCTGCAGGCATTTCGCGACTATGCGTTCGACCGGCGCGCATTCGACGCGGCGGACATCCGTGCGCAGGCGGACGCCGCCGACGCGGCCGGCACGGACGGATGGATGCTGTGGAATCCGCGCAATCGCTACGATCCCGCTGCGCTGCCGCGCTGA